The Oryza glaberrima chromosome 5, OglaRS2, whole genome shotgun sequence DNA segment tataaaaaaaagctcaCAATGGATGGTACAGTTTACAATCACTATCAGGAAATATAGACATGAATATGATAACTATGATAAATGGCTGTTTCTGTATAGTTGGATCAGCTTTTGAATTTGCAATTTTAAGACGgatttcccccaaaaaaaaaaacaatttgtgCGGCCATTAGGCGTTGAGACCTCGGCGAATGGCAGCCGGCGACGTCGTCCCACCTCCACCGCGCCCACGaatccattccattccattctcCATCGCCCCCCACCCatgtcgcctcctcctccaccatattaccaccacctcctcctccgctcctcgccCACCACCACTGGAGGAGGAGCTCGGGTTCTTGCCGCGGCGGAGCTCGCACGCATGAAGCTGCTGTGCAGCGcgtgcgaggcggcggaggccagCGTCCTCTGCTGCGCCGACGAGGCCGCCCTGTGCGCGCGCTGCGACCGCGACATCCACGCCGCCAACCGCCTCGCCGGGAAgcacctccgcctccctctcctctcccccgcctcctcctcctcctccgccgccgccgccctcgcgccgccgccgccgtcgccgcccaagTGCGACATATGCCAGGTAGGTGTTCGATCGGTGGTGTTTGTTTGTTCTTGTTGGATCTTGGATTGGGCTGATCGGTGATTGCTCGTCTTCAGGAGAGCCACGCGTACTTCTTCTGCCTCGAGGACCGCGCGCTGCTGTGCCGGAGCTGCGACGTGGCGGTGCACACGGCCAACGCCTTCGTCTCCGCgcaccgccgcttcctcctcacCGGCGTGCAGGTCGGGCAGGAGCAGGACGAGCACTCCCCTGACCCGCCTGAgccgtctcctccgccgccgccgccgccgcctgcagccaAGAGCGACCACCCGGCGCCGCTCTAcggcgagggcggaggaggGTTCAGCTGGGACGCCGCCGACTCGCCGGCCGCGGGCGGCCTCCCCGACTGGTCGGCCGTCGACGACCAGTtcggctccccgccgccgccgcgccacacGGACACCGCGACCGtgacgaccccgccgccgccgccgccgaccaagAGGAGCCCACGCGCGCCGGCGTTCGGCGGCCAGGGCGGCATGATGGATTGGCCCCTCGGCGAGTTCTTCGGCGGCTTCACCGACTTCACCggcggcttcggcttcggcttcggcgaCAGTGGCACCTCCAAGGTCACTACTCCTTTCTCCTCGTCGCCGCTTCAAATTTCGCTGAATTTCCCCACATTTCAAACTCAATTCGATCGATTTCTTCCACGCATTGCAATCACCACCACTAATCGGCACAATATATACAacttcttttctaaaaaaaaaagaattactagATACAATTTctatttccaaattttggccggatacaattttctttttgaaattcTCGCAATATACTATTTAAACTCGGAAGATGCGTATACCATTGTACACGTAACATCACAATTACACCTCAACTTTTATGAATACATCCTCTAACATTATGATATAAGATACGGACACCAGTGATATATCCTGATCTTGGTAAAATCCTATTGAAATAAATTTTTGTCGTGTCATTGATGGATGGACCAGGCTGACAGCGGGAAGCTGGGAGGGAGCACGGACGGCTCGCCGTACTACCGGTCGTCATCGGAAGATGACCGGAACGCCGACGAGCTCTTCGGGCAGGTACCAGAGATCCAGTGGTCGGTGCCGgagctcccctcgccgccgacggcctccGGCCTCCACTGGCAACGCCATCCAGCCGCcgctcacggcggcggcgacggcggacccGACACCACCGCCTTCGTCCCCGACATCTGCTCCCCCGACAGCTGCTTCCCGGCCACCACCTCCAAACGCCGGAGGCAAtaatgctagctagctaatagctATGTccagaggttgaagacgacgacgacgacgacgaccagccATGTGAGTGTGACTGCGATTGCTAATAGCTCGAGACGCTGACGTGATCGTGTGTGGTACCACCTTTCATGGCGATGGCGCCAACTACAATGTTAGGTAGGAGAAGCTTTCTACTCGTCtggtggttggttggttggttgttgACGATGATGATCTGTTGCCATTTCCGGCGACATCGAGGCGGAAACAGATCCTCTGCAGCACTGCTCTCTGACTTTGAGTGACTGACATATGGTTTCATATCTAATGGGTTCTTATATTAACGACTCACATTAGCAGTATTGTAGAGAAGACTTGTTGAAAACAGCCGCAATCAGCATTGGCTGACAAATACTGTTGGGGGAGATCGATGGAACGCACTGTACAGTCTATGCTCTGCAGCATCTGATTCTGATCCTGAAGTCtggaaagaggaagaagaagattagAAAGAAGAGAGGCCTCTGCTTTTTCGATGGCCGAAACTGAGATGCACCTCGCTAATTGGTGGGCAGTGGACAGGATAGGATAGGGGCCATGTGATGGATTGATGGTGATGCTCTACTTTGTTCAGAACAGAAGTCTCTGAATTTTGGTTGGATCACAGAAACTTGTAAAAGATTCTTGCATGTGTACAGAAGTTTTATACTACAGTAGTTAGATAGAAACATGGATGGATccgtgagaaaagaaaaatgctggTAATGTTGTATTGTACTAGTAAAAGAAAATGTTATATGTTTTTAACTCGGCTGATTCATTCTTTTTCGATGGGAATATTAGCTCGAGAGATGCATGCCTATCTCTATATTTCAAGACAACACGTTATTTTGGGCTTTCTTAGGACATGTACAACGTGAAGTTGTCTCATTGTGTAGTCTCAGAGACGAATATGCCACGGAGGGTAAGGTCATCGTTGAGTACAATATATTTCATTACATGGTGGCTTTAatgggtcaaaaaaaaaagcaattgtTATGAGCTTGTCCaagggtctgtttggggagcttaaaattACGAGAAGCAGCTGATTGGTAGCcaacttctgagaatctgtaagCTCCCTCAAACAGACCCCAAGACACCTCCTTCGGCAAGCTAATTTGTAAGACAAGGCTGTTctttcattagcatatatatttacatgcaCAGGCTGCTCTCCCAATTGATGTGGTAGTTCAGAACTGACGGGGAAGCACTACACCACTCACCATGTCATCGTATTGTCAATGCCCTTACACTATAAAATGCAACATTTTTCTATAACTAACGCTCATAATATTATTCTCCAAACTAGGTGTATGGTGGAGTGATTGTCTGTTTCATCAAGTTAGACCCTGGTCCAAAGTGCAACCATGAGGTTCCAATTCCAAATTATGGGCAAACTGTAATTAATGTTTATAGAAGTACTATTCAAGGCATATGACTTCCTTGTATCaatctaaacttttttttagaaggCACCGATTCTCAATCAAATCTTGATTAAATCCACAAAATAATGTGTGTactaaatctatctattatatactaaaaatccattaaacttcttaTAAACGCTCCCAAACCGTCAAGTGGCACCCTATAAACACTCTCAAATCGCCAAGTGGCACcataataaataagaaaaatctGACCATCTATTTTTACTTatattggtggacccattattttggaTGGTTGGATTTAGTTAGATctattttataaagaaaaaaagaacatccGGAACCATCATATACGGGACCAACGTTCGTAATGTCGAAAGTACGTGCATATGTACTGTACGTACTTCCCTTTTGTCTTTCCATATTTTCATTCATgtgttattttctatttaatgagaaaataaaaacaaaaatacttttacaggtaaaaaaacacaaatagacCAACTACTAGAACTAGCAGCACTCCCTGTTTCTAAATCGCTAAGTGGTACTATTATATTAAGAAAGTAttagaaaatcttaaaaaagaCAAAGCAACGGACCATCGATTTCTACTTAAATTGATGGATTTAGGTTGTTagattttttcataaaaaaaattccaaacctctctccctccctccccacccctgTGCAGtgttaaaatccattaaacatttTGTAAACACCTCTAAGCTACTATATCACAtacttaaataaaataaaatcttacaTTTCAAAAAAAGACAATTATATAATAAATGTTCATTAAACATCTTACAAATACTTTTAATTCGCCAAGTGGTACCTTACAAATGCTCCTAGGTCATCAAGTGCACTCTAATCCAaccatcgatttttatttaaatcggtgatccattattttatattagaaggttagattttttttttaaaaaagcacacATTCCGAACCTCCCGTCACGTACGTACCAACAAGCTATGTTCATGAGAAATcataatcaaaattatttttacatcaAAAAAATCACAAAGAGACCTCCACCTATTAGGTCTAGCAACTCTCGCTCTGTGACTCTAAATATTCTACAAATGCCTCTAAACTACTACgtggtgctattaaattaaataaaatgctagaaaatcttaaaaacaGAACAAAACATTTGGCTATCGATTTgttagttttttaataagaaaaaaccCAAACCaatctccctccttccctccccatcCCCGTGCGGtgttaaaatccattaaatatattataaatgcCTCTAAGCTGCTATATGGcattcttaaattagagaaaaatcttagaagttttggaaaaaaaaccaaccatTAGATATGACATAAATCGATGGACACATTTTTTCAATGAATTAATTGACACATTATATTAGgtcattagatctattttttttaataaaaagaacaCCCTAAACcttcttccctccctcctttgCGGCATACGGTGTTAAAAGACGATTACACATCTTATAAATGCTCTTAAGATATTATGTTGTTCTCTTAAATCAAAGAAAATCctaataaaattctgacaagaaaacaaaacatccgaccATCGGTTTCGACATAAACATCTGACACATTATTTTAGTCtgttagattaatcatttagaaaaacatcccaaacctccctccctccttgcCCATGTACAGCGTGCgccattcttttctctctgttttttataTCCTTGACAATTTGAAAGAGCATCTATGCCCGTAGTGGGTTTTGGTTTATTGATGACAAacggttaagggactaatgcacTTATTGAGTGTAGAAGCAAGTGATTAGTCCGATGAAGAAGCTAGGAAATGGACTTATCGATGGAGGATAATTAaagagaagatattgaagatgcgGGTATGAAGTGACTAcctatggcaagacggtgaagcgcAAGCGATGTTCAGTTGCGATGGACCATAcggtggtgaagggcaagcaaggggcttggcgccgaCGAACCGAAACCagtggtgaagggcgagtgaaaACTGTGCCGTGATGAACCGTGCGAGGCCATTTGAAGCCATGGATTATCCGCATTAATCATTTGAGAAATGGAAGACGAAATGTCAAAGATCAAGAAGATGAGATCTTCTTGATGATCAAATGACATTGACGTTGGTAACCCTCCAAGTGAAGAAAAAATATGGTGTTAACGTACTCCTATTGGTATAACTTTGCTTTGTAAATTTGAGTTTAGGATgctgtactattaagagggataccacatgcatataattggttgaatactagtgctcaaaatgcttcatctttgtgtgagttgaaaaacctaagccaaaatttcaatcccgagttgtttcacttgtcacaatacttacaccgggtttctttgcaagttttaCAACATCTATTGAAGGTTTTAgaccatgttttatgttgggtttgatagcccacgaaactagctttccatagagtccaagatcttcgaaatcggagttcggagtaaaaagttattgcatttttacttgagcaacatcagactatccgatttgaaatcagactatccgatttttcacagaacttcactctctgtctttGTTTGAAAAATCCTTTTGAGTGAGTTTTTCTGTCTTTGTTTGAAAAATCCTTtcgagtgagtttttctaagTGTCGGAGTATCCGATGTTGGATCAGATAGAATTTGAGTCTCTGTTTGAGgacgaagtttttgcttctaaaatatcagatactccgatttaacatcagatagtccgatgtctcggaaagtccgaaatttcatggaacttcgttctctgtttctcgttgccttggaggtttaaaatatcggattatccgatcttgtatcggactatccgacgtgggctgaaagtttcccctccaacggtcacattttgggggatctatataaaccccccaccaacccttttctagggttgcACAAACTTATTTCATTCCAATCTtgctttgggttgagctttgtgctaagtgctttggatttttgagctctctccctctctatctcaaatcccccttgttctttgtgacttggatctttgtgtatggatttggagtttgggagcctagtgtgtgtttcttttgatcttgagcactaggatttatccaagagttgtgtggtgtttattactcttggaggttgaggactcctagacgacTAGGTGTCGTTCTTgggccaccgatctacgtgtggttggccaagagaagtttgtgaaggccggatctcgcctccgcaaggaaagagatacccttagtggaaggaggagtgcatttgtgcaatctcacgaggatagggttgaaaaagacccggctctttgcaAGCCCCTTAACGGAgactagaatcccctcaaggatttgaactccgggaaataCACCGGCGTGTAAACCTCGGTGATATCCTCACTCTCTTTACCTTCTTGTTCCATTGCTTTGTGCTATGCTAATATTGTTGTTGGTCGAGCTCACCTCTTTACTTGTGGATTGAATCTAGAGCTCTTAGGTTGTTCtcttgtttgtattgttgttgTGCAGGTCAGATAGTCTGATCTCAGTTCAGACTATTCGATCACATAGGACTATCCGACCTGATATTAGACAATCTGACCCTGTTTTGTTATAGCTTccgcatttatttttaaaaccgcctattcacccccccccctctagacaacatcaaggtcctttcaatTAGTATCACAGCCAAGTCTCTCTATTTAGGGCTTTACCGCTTAGAGAGTAAAGATGTCGACTAGTGGTTTGGTGGATATGGTTCCTTTACTCCTTTTAGATAGCTCAAATTATGATTCTTGGAGTACTCGCATACTTGACATATTTAGGACCATGGGTCCTCAAATAGAGCGAGTTGTAGATGTGAGCATTTCTCCTCCTAATGATAAATTGCTATCAtttgaagaggaagagaaatgcATACATCTCAATGCTTAAGTTACTAATGTTTTATTTAGTGtttgagtgaagatgtatttaaAACCATCATGCCGCTTGAAGATGCTCATCTCATTTGGACCACACTCAAGGAGAGATACGACAAGTCCAAATGTGATGATGTACTCTTTTTGGAAGAACCATTTGAGAAGTGTTCAACTTCATCGCCAAATTGCGAAGAACCTCAAGTAACTACCTTCGATGATCATGATAATCATCCCACGTCTACCTTATCAACACATGACTACATTGAAGGTAATGAATTGGTGAGTAAGGTTGACGATCATCCAATTCTCCCATTGGATTCCAACAACACCGATAATGAAATTGTCATATTGCATTGTGTTGTTGACTCATGCATCTCACCTAGCCCCAAGTATATGTGTGAGGATGATATGGATAAATGCTCTACCTCCTATAGTACATGTGGAACTAACCTTTTAAAGGAAGAAGTAAATGAGCGCTAATAGACAAGTGAAGAATCCACCTCACCAAGATGCTCATCTTCTATTTCCGAAGATTATGCTTGCTTTATGGGTGTAGATGGTGACTCCGAGTTTGATCACTTGAGCAAGAAAGATGTAACAATGGTGATCAAGTTCATGGAAGCCATTCAAAAGCAACAAGCATGCACTATCAAGAAGAATGAAGAAATCATGAGTCTAACCGAAGAACACAAGAAACTTAAGGATTTTCATTCTTCATTGACTATGAGGTATGAAAAATTGGAAAATGAATTTGCTTGTGCCACTAATTCTATTGCTTGTGTAGCATCTTTGAAGAAGCAAAATCAAGAGCTCAAATCTCAACTTGATGAGATCACTAACAAGTATGTGGATTTACAAGAAAGACATGATAAACTTTTGTGTTCTCATGAGAATCTTGTGTATTCTCATGCTATGCTAGAGGTATCTCATGAGGTGATAATTGCAACGGTAAAATCCTATGAGCCTCATGTTCAAGTTAATCTCACTTGTGCTAACCCTTGTTTCCCCTAAGCAAACATGTCCCTGAGCACTATATGTGACTTGGATTGTGTAGGCAAAAGGGAGAAGCAAATGAATCATGGACTTGTGTGTATTGCTCAACCTTCTCAAGATAACCGTGAGGGCATGGTGAATAAGCTTGAGAAGGGATCAACCGTAGCGTGCACCAAGATCCATCAAAGGGATATCAAGTCCATCAATGATCATACCAAGGGACGAAATCAAAAGATGATCAAGAGTTCCATTACTTGCTTCAAGTGCAAGAAAGTGGGACATCATGTTAGAGATTGCCCTTGGAAGAAAGGAAATAAGTTGAGCAAGAAGAAGGACATTCCTCACATCAAGTGCTTCAAGTGCACCGAAGCGGGACACTTTGCCTCAAGGTCTCCTTGCACATTGGATGAACAATGCAAAACATCAAGTGAGAGGCAAACCGGCAACAAACAAACCGAAAAGCAATATAGAAGCAAAAGTCGACTTTGCTATAATTGCCGGGCAAAGGGACATATTGGTAAAAATTGTCCCATGGGTAACATTCCTAAGCCAAGTCTCTCATTTGATCATAATTTGCTTAGGAATGCCAAAAATGATATTTGTGCTACTAGGATGATTTGTTCGCCACACACTAGCACAAAGGTCATTTCGGTGTCTAAGTCTCTTGTGACTAACCTTTATGGACCCAATGTTGTTGGGGACCAAAATGTGCTAAAGTGAGAAATAGGTACTTGGAGATGCATTGGAGGTTTGACTCATTTGTGGAAAATTAAGTTCACACAATACGCAAAATTGGAGTCGAATACGAGGATAGTTGTTCTATATCAAGAACCAATGTCATCTCGGTAACAAGTATTTACATTTAAATACTTATGTCCTAACCTTGTGTAGGTTATGCTTGTGCATAATGCTTTTCTTAAACATTTCTTGGTTGATGCTTAAGTTGAATTTGAGTAATTGATTATCACATTTAGGGGAAGTGCTATAACCTCTCATCATTCGCATCCTCTAAATGTGTTTGGTTCAAATTGATGCTATGATAGTCTTTAAAATGCTATTTGGTCCTATTGTATCatcaagtgagttttgccactaGAACCATATATCTTGATATATATTGGTTCATGGAGGTATGTCAAGCTCATACATATGTATTGCAATCCAAAATCTTCTCATTTGCTATTTCTTGAATTTTGGATGAAGGTTTTTGAATAGTGAGCTTTTATGTATCTTTTTGCTCAATCTTATGAGTTAACCCAAATGTTCAACTCTTTGATTTCAAGTGAGAGATACTTTAGAGTGAAATTGTGCAAACCACATTCATGTATCTCTTGCTCTCAAAACTTGAAAAATCTCAAAAGTTGCATTCATTGTTTTCAAAAGAGCATATTTAGTCAAAAGTCAAAAATCGTATGTAAAAGGccaaaatttgtgaaaatattttcaaaagtaTTTCAACATGTGTTTGAAACGTTTTCCAAAGCTTTTGGAGtaaaatttcttattttcaaaagaaaacaactctTTTTTGTCTAAACAGGATCTTTAGTGATCTTGTTTTTGTTAAAAGTGAGATTTTACCCC contains these protein-coding regions:
- the LOC127772696 gene encoding B-box zinc finger protein 22-like → MSPPPPPYYHHLLLRSSPTTTGGGARVLAAAELARMKLLCSACEAAEASVLCCADEAALCARCDRDIHAANRLAGKHLRLPLLSPASSSSSAAAALAPPPPSPPKCDICQESHAYFFCLEDRALLCRSCDVAVHTANAFVSAHRRFLLTGVQVGQEQDEHSPDPPEPSPPPPPPPPAAKSDHPAPLYGEGGGGFSWDAADSPAAGGLPDWSAVDDQFGSPPPPRHTDTATVTTPPPPPPTKRSPRAPAFGGQGGMMDWPLGEFFGGFTDFTGGFGFGFGDSGTSKADSGKLGGSTDGSPYYRSSSEDDRNADELFGQVPEIQWSVPELPSPPTASGLHWQRHPAAAHGGGDGGPDTTAFVPDICSPDSCFPATTSKRRRQ